Proteins co-encoded in one Paenibacillus sp. genomic window:
- a CDS encoding DUF1128 domain-containing protein has translation MDLSKATPENAEYMVEQIKTRLRMATGAAIKSTHFNEDMYEDLKDIYDMVMSKERFSISEIEAIVSELGKLRKA, from the coding sequence ATGGATTTATCGAAAGCGACGCCGGAAAACGCGGAGTACATGGTCGAGCAAATCAAAACGCGGCTCCGCATGGCGACGGGGGCGGCGATCAAATCGACGCATTTCAACGAAGACATGTATGAGGATTTAAAAGATATTTACGACATGGTCATGAGCAAGGAACGATTCAGCATCAGCGAAATCGAAGCGATCGTCTCCGAGCTCGGCAAGCTGCGCAAAGCGTAA
- the yyaC gene encoding spore protease YyaC produces the protein MDRWATVDGEGLKRALLDMRAMVGDRPVTFLCIGTDRSTGDALGPLVGTALAKAGYPRVIGTLASPCDANTLPTWIAELSAVPPGSEAVIAIDAALGRPESVGKYQWTTVPMLPGASLGRNLPPVGDFGIAGIVNGNGIKPYAILQNTSLHRVMTMADEIVDAITAAFPL, from the coding sequence ATGGACAGATGGGCGACGGTGGACGGCGAAGGATTGAAGCGCGCGCTGCTCGACATGCGGGCGATGGTGGGCGATAGGCCGGTGACGTTCCTGTGCATCGGCACGGACCGCTCGACCGGCGACGCGCTCGGGCCGCTCGTCGGCACCGCGCTCGCGAAAGCGGGCTACCCGCGCGTGATCGGCACGCTCGCCTCGCCGTGCGACGCGAACACGCTGCCGACGTGGATCGCCGAACTGTCGGCGGTCCCGCCGGGCAGCGAAGCGGTCATCGCGATCGACGCGGCGCTCGGGCGGCCGGAATCGGTCGGGAAATACCAATGGACGACCGTGCCGATGCTGCCGGGCGCCTCGCTCGGGCGCAACCTGCCGCCGGTCGGCGATTTCGGCATCGCCGGCATCGTTAACGGCAACGGCATCAAACCGTACGCCATTCTGCAAAACACGTCGCTGCACCGGGTGATGACGATGGCCGACGAAATCGTCGACGCGATTACAGCAGCGTTCCCATTGTAG
- a CDS encoding SOS response-associated peptidase has product MCGRFTLTADWGLVREWFFIELAEKMERIAPRYNVGPGQDVLAVVAHEGKRRAGMLRWGLTPSWSGRGGRKPAPLMNARAESLAEKPTFRTLLARRRCLIPADGFYEWKASENGKKQPMRVVLTDQPLFSFAALYDTYLAEDGTRHHSCVIVTTEPNRLMSTIHDRMPAILRREDEPLWLDRTVSDPNRLLPLLSPYPAEAMRMYPVSPSVGNVRWDDPACIEEVAPPEPPPTMGTLL; this is encoded by the coding sequence ATGTGCGGACGATTTACGCTGACGGCCGATTGGGGGCTGGTCAGGGAATGGTTTTTCATCGAATTGGCGGAGAAGATGGAACGCATCGCGCCGCGGTACAACGTCGGCCCGGGCCAAGACGTGCTGGCCGTCGTCGCCCACGAAGGGAAGCGCCGCGCGGGAATGCTTCGCTGGGGCTTGACGCCTTCGTGGAGCGGCCGCGGCGGCAGGAAGCCCGCGCCGCTCATGAACGCGCGCGCCGAATCGCTCGCCGAGAAGCCGACGTTCCGGACGCTGCTCGCCCGGAGGCGCTGCCTGATCCCGGCGGACGGGTTTTACGAATGGAAAGCGTCGGAGAACGGAAAAAAGCAGCCGATGCGCGTCGTATTGACGGATCAGCCGCTGTTTTCGTTCGCCGCTTTATATGATACGTACCTAGCGGAGGACGGGACGAGGCATCATTCGTGCGTCATCGTGACGACCGAACCGAATCGGCTCATGTCGACGATCCACGACCGGATGCCCGCCATCCTGCGCCGGGAGGACGAGCCGCTGTGGCTCGACCGCACGGTGTCGGATCCGAACCGGCTGCTGCCGCTGCTCTCCCCGTACCCGGCGGAAGCGATGCGCATGTATCCGGTCTCCCCGTCCGTCGGCAACGTCCGGTGGGACGACCCGGCCTGCATCGAGGAGGTCGCGCCGCCGGAGCCGCCGCCTACAATGGGAACGCTGCTGTAA
- a CDS encoding alpha-amylase family protein — MRFRQVHLDFHTSEAIAGIGSRFSKEQFQAMLRKGHVDSVTVFSKCHHGWAYHPSEANETHPGLGFDLLGAQIEAAHDIGVKTPVYISAGLDEKLARRRPEWLIRKRNEATQWAPDFLTPGYHEFCMNTPYLDVLLAQIEEVAQRYEADGIFLDIVGVRECYCQSCVASIRAEGGDPRDAEAMKTLWERTYARYADAANRAVWKHKPGLPVFHNGGHITRGRRDLAFKNTHLELESLPTGGWGYDHFPLSARYAQTLGIDYLGMTGKFHTSWGEFGGYKHPNALRYETALSLANGARCSIGDQLHPEGAMDEATYALIGAAYAEVEAKELWCDGVESVADVALLSLEAQEAHLHGAPKSRSVPADAGAVRMLLEGKLLFDVVDRDADFARYRVVVLPDGVCVDDALRDKLEPFLRSGGKVLATGASGLTPAGDAFALRLGARWVEANPYRPSYFRPSFAIAGLPEASYVVYGQGQRVALADGGAAHGARENPYFNRDVFAFCSHQHTPSALASDGPGMTEGEDGIYIAWNVFEDYAKKGSLALRETVLYALERLLPNRTLRTNLPAQGVVTVQKQAKRNRWVAHLLYASPVRRGDGVEVIEDLLPLRDVAVRIAASAPVKDVYLAPSGEKLPFVQEGGTIRCTVPEFTAHAMVVLQF; from the coding sequence ATGAGATTTCGCCAGGTGCATCTCGATTTCCATACGTCCGAGGCGATTGCGGGTATCGGCAGCCGCTTTTCGAAGGAACAATTCCAAGCGATGCTGCGCAAAGGGCATGTCGATTCCGTCACGGTGTTCTCGAAATGCCATCACGGCTGGGCGTACCATCCGTCGGAGGCGAACGAAACGCATCCGGGCCTCGGCTTCGACCTGCTCGGGGCGCAGATCGAAGCGGCGCACGACATCGGCGTGAAGACGCCCGTGTACATCTCCGCGGGGCTCGACGAAAAGCTGGCGCGCCGCCGCCCCGAGTGGCTCATCCGAAAGCGGAACGAGGCGACGCAGTGGGCGCCGGACTTCCTGACGCCGGGGTACCACGAATTTTGCATGAATACGCCGTACCTCGACGTCCTGCTCGCCCAAATCGAGGAAGTCGCGCAGCGCTACGAAGCCGACGGCATCTTCCTCGACATCGTCGGCGTGCGCGAATGCTACTGCCAGTCGTGCGTCGCCTCGATCCGCGCCGAAGGGGGCGATCCGCGCGATGCCGAAGCGATGAAGACGCTCTGGGAGCGTACCTACGCGCGGTACGCCGACGCGGCGAACCGCGCGGTATGGAAGCATAAGCCCGGTCTCCCCGTCTTCCATAACGGCGGGCATATTACGCGGGGGCGCCGCGACCTCGCGTTCAAGAACACGCATCTCGAGCTGGAATCGCTGCCGACGGGCGGCTGGGGGTACGACCACTTCCCGCTGTCCGCCAGGTACGCCCAAACGCTCGGCATCGACTACCTCGGCATGACGGGCAAGTTCCATACGTCGTGGGGCGAGTTCGGCGGCTATAAGCATCCGAACGCGCTTCGGTACGAAACGGCGCTCAGCCTCGCGAACGGCGCACGCTGCTCGATCGGCGATCAGCTGCATCCCGAGGGCGCTATGGACGAGGCGACATACGCGCTGATCGGCGCGGCGTACGCGGAGGTCGAGGCGAAGGAGCTGTGGTGCGACGGCGTCGAATCGGTCGCGGACGTCGCGCTGCTGTCGCTCGAGGCGCAAGAGGCGCATCTGCACGGCGCGCCGAAGAGCCGCAGCGTGCCCGCCGACGCCGGCGCCGTGCGCATGCTGCTCGAAGGCAAGCTGCTGTTCGACGTCGTCGACCGCGACGCCGACTTCGCGCGGTACCGCGTCGTCGTGCTGCCGGACGGCGTCTGCGTCGACGACGCGCTGCGCGATAAGCTCGAGCCGTTCCTGCGCTCCGGCGGCAAAGTGCTCGCGACCGGCGCGTCCGGCCTTACGCCCGCCGGCGACGCCTTCGCGCTGCGGCTCGGCGCCCGCTGGGTGGAAGCGAACCCGTACCGGCCGAGCTACTTCCGTCCGTCGTTCGCGATCGCAGGGCTGCCGGAAGCGTCGTACGTCGTGTACGGGCAAGGGCAGCGCGTGGCGCTCGCGGACGGCGGCGCGGCGCACGGCGCGCGCGAGAACCCGTACTTCAACCGCGACGTGTTCGCGTTCTGCTCCCATCAGCATACGCCGAGCGCCCTCGCCTCGGACGGCCCCGGCATGACGGAGGGCGAGGACGGCATCTATATCGCTTGGAACGTATTCGAGGATTACGCGAAGAAGGGCAGCTTGGCGCTGCGCGAAACCGTCCTGTACGCGCTCGAGCGGCTGCTGCCGAACCGGACGCTGCGCACGAACCTCCCCGCGCAGGGCGTCGTCACCGTTCAGAAGCAGGCGAAGCGCAACCGGTGGGTCGCCCATCTGCTGTACGCGTCTCCGGTGCGGCGCGGCGACGGAGTCGAGGTCATCGAGGACCTCCTTCCGCTGCGGGACGTCGCCGTGCGCATCGCGGCGTCCGCGCCGGTCAAGGACGTTTACTTGGCGCCGAGCGGCGAGAAGCTGCCGTTCGTCCAAGAGGGCGGAACCATACGGTGCACGGTGCCCGAATTTACTGCGCACGCGATGGTCGTGCTGCAGTTCTAG
- a CDS encoding AraC family transcriptional regulator: MQCLELAYPPMPQLITVGHAVWTPGMTHLRRNFPVYDLIFVRRGTFFICEEGEEHELAEGGFVALEPGRTHWGHRAVEEPTDLYWVHFAHDSPRRAVDRGGIARRRPLERGTDGHLEPVRSHLYVPKRATIPMEPLVPLLDDMVLLHRSLTPRSAILLQARLGELLARLQPEDGDGGGERSRAVCDAVVRYLQERIGEPFDAERMERELHYHFDYLARCLKRHTGLSPLQYLHRLQIEQAKSLLLCTDLPVAAVGERVGQPNPTYFARLFRRFAGAAPSAFRSSHKTLDAPENAF; encoded by the coding sequence ATGCAATGCCTTGAGCTGGCGTATCCGCCGATGCCGCAGCTGATCACGGTCGGCCATGCGGTGTGGACGCCCGGCATGACCCATCTGCGGCGCAATTTCCCCGTGTACGATTTGATTTTCGTGCGCAGGGGGACGTTCTTTATTTGCGAGGAAGGGGAGGAGCACGAGCTTGCGGAAGGCGGGTTCGTCGCGCTGGAGCCGGGGCGGACGCACTGGGGGCACCGGGCGGTGGAGGAGCCGACGGATTTGTATTGGGTCCATTTCGCGCACGATTCGCCGCGGCGCGCGGTCGACCGCGGCGGCATCGCCCGGCGGCGGCCGCTCGAGCGAGGAACGGACGGCCATCTCGAGCCGGTGCGCAGCCATTTGTACGTGCCGAAGCGCGCGACGATTCCGATGGAGCCGCTCGTCCCGCTGCTCGACGACATGGTGCTGCTGCACCGCTCGTTGACGCCGAGGTCGGCGATTTTGCTGCAGGCGCGGCTCGGCGAGCTGCTCGCCCGGCTGCAGCCGGAGGACGGCGACGGAGGCGGCGAGCGGAGCCGCGCCGTATGCGATGCGGTCGTCCGGTATTTGCAGGAGCGCATCGGGGAGCCGTTCGACGCGGAGCGGATGGAGCGGGAGCTGCATTATCATTTCGACTATTTGGCGCGCTGCTTGAAGCGGCATACAGGCCTCAGCCCGCTGCAATATTTGCACCGGCTTCAAATCGAGCAGGCGAAGTCGCTGCTGCTGTGCACCGATTTGCCCGTGGCGGCGGTCGGCGAGCGGGTCGGGCAGCCGAACCCGACGTATTTCGCCCGGCTGTTCCGCCGCTTCGCCGGCGCGGCGCCGAGCGCGTTCCGCTCCAGCCACAAAACGCTTGACGCGCCGGAGAACGCTTTCTAG
- a CDS encoding MFS transporter: MSTTTTETPPAGSGASAPVSAPAAAQPKPPEAGAAAARTVFPVVLAVSVIHMLNDSMQAVVPAILPALKGALTLTYTQIGFVIFALNMTSSVLQPVIGMYSDRKPSPYMLPLGMLMSLFGMAGIALAPNYALLLLSVVLVGLGSAVFHPEGSKVVYLAAGGRRGLAQSIYQVGGNGGSSLQPMMTKYLFLPFGQIAALWFTAVAALAFIVSWAVSRWYKGNMHLRKPKPSRAGAAKGAGGAAEAQAQPGGGAASYVWLGMGLLILLTFARSTYHAAILNYYQYFYAEKYASTIEAAQLPLFLFGVIGVVGTLVGGPLADRFGSKRVIFGSMAGAAPFAMLLPYVGEAWVIPIMFVVGFILMLGFSVVVVYAQLLMPNHIGTASGLIVGLAFGMGALGAVALGYFIDMFGLQPVFVAASLLPLIGIVTFKLPDLSKQ; this comes from the coding sequence ATGAGTACCACTACGACCGAAACGCCGCCCGCCGGGTCGGGGGCCTCCGCGCCCGTATCCGCGCCGGCAGCCGCGCAGCCGAAGCCGCCCGAAGCCGGCGCCGCGGCCGCCCGCACCGTCTTCCCCGTCGTGCTCGCCGTCAGCGTCATCCATATGCTGAACGATTCGATGCAGGCGGTCGTGCCGGCCATTTTGCCCGCGCTGAAAGGCGCGCTGACGCTGACGTACACGCAGATCGGCTTCGTCATTTTCGCTTTGAACATGACGTCGTCCGTGCTGCAGCCGGTCATCGGGATGTATTCCGACCGGAAGCCTTCGCCGTACATGCTGCCGCTCGGTATGTTGATGAGCCTCTTCGGCATGGCCGGCATCGCGCTCGCGCCGAATTACGCGCTGCTGCTGCTGTCCGTCGTGCTCGTCGGCCTCGGCTCCGCCGTGTTCCACCCCGAGGGCTCGAAGGTCGTATACCTTGCGGCCGGGGGGCGGCGCGGGCTCGCGCAGTCGATCTACCAGGTCGGCGGCAACGGCGGAAGCTCGCTGCAGCCGATGATGACGAAATATTTGTTCCTGCCGTTCGGCCAAATCGCGGCGCTTTGGTTTACGGCCGTCGCGGCGCTCGCGTTCATCGTGTCTTGGGCCGTCTCTCGTTGGTACAAAGGGAATATGCATCTGAGGAAGCCGAAGCCCTCTCGCGCCGGCGCCGCGAAGGGCGCGGGCGGAGCGGCGGAGGCGCAGGCGCAGCCGGGGGGCGGCGCCGCCTCGTACGTGTGGCTCGGCATGGGGCTGCTCATTCTGCTCACGTTCGCCCGTTCGACGTACCATGCGGCGATTTTGAACTATTACCAGTACTTTTACGCGGAGAAGTATGCATCGACGATCGAGGCGGCGCAGCTGCCGCTGTTCCTGTTCGGCGTCATCGGCGTCGTCGGCACGCTCGTCGGCGGACCGCTCGCCGACCGGTTCGGCTCGAAGCGGGTCATTTTCGGCTCGATGGCGGGCGCCGCGCCGTTCGCGATGCTGCTGCCGTACGTCGGCGAAGCGTGGGTTATCCCCATCATGTTCGTCGTCGGCTTTATTTTGATGCTCGGCTTTTCGGTCGTCGTCGTGTACGCGCAGCTGCTCATGCCGAACCATATCGGCACGGCGTCCGGCCTGATCGTCGGCCTCGCCTTCGGCATGGGGGCGCTGGGCGCGGTGGCGCTCGGCTACTTCATCGACATGTTCGGCCTGCAGCCGGTGTTCGTCGCTGCGAGCCTGCTGCCGCTGATCGGCATCGTCACGTTCAAGCTGCCTGATTTATCCAAGCAGTAA
- a CDS encoding sulfite exporter TauE/SafE family protein, producing the protein MEQLLPETLLFLIAAGFLAAFVDSVVGGGGLISMPALLLAGLPPGVVLGTNKLGGTASSLTSTVQFLRSGNIDRRLAFALFPLSFLGSALGTYTVTLLPSEFLKPLVVCLLIAVTIYTVFKKNWGAGAVYRGLTNAKRVLVAIAAFVIGYYDGFFGPGTGSFLLFAFLLLGFDFVRAAGNARLLNFASNIASLMTFLAFGLVNFVYGVPMALAMIAGAWTGSRFAIKRGAAFVKPLFVSVTTLLIGKQLWDLLLG; encoded by the coding sequence TTGGAACAGCTGCTTCCAGAAACATTATTATTTTTAATCGCCGCCGGATTTTTGGCCGCGTTCGTAGACTCCGTCGTCGGCGGAGGCGGTTTAATTTCGATGCCGGCGCTGCTGCTCGCCGGCCTGCCGCCCGGCGTCGTGCTCGGCACGAACAAACTCGGCGGCACCGCCTCGTCGCTCACCAGCACCGTGCAGTTTTTGCGCTCCGGCAACATCGACCGCCGGCTCGCCTTCGCCTTGTTTCCGCTGTCGTTCCTCGGCTCGGCGCTCGGCACGTATACGGTGACGCTGCTGCCCTCCGAGTTCCTCAAGCCGCTCGTCGTCTGCCTGCTCATCGCCGTCACGATCTACACCGTCTTTAAGAAAAACTGGGGCGCCGGCGCCGTATACCGGGGACTTACGAACGCGAAGCGCGTTCTCGTGGCGATCGCCGCCTTCGTAATCGGCTACTACGACGGCTTCTTCGGCCCGGGCACCGGCTCGTTCCTGCTGTTCGCGTTCCTGCTGCTCGGCTTCGATTTCGTTCGGGCGGCGGGCAATGCGCGGCTGCTCAACTTCGCGAGCAACATCGCCAGCCTGATGACGTTCCTCGCCTTCGGGCTCGTGAACTTCGTCTACGGCGTGCCGATGGCGCTCGCCATGATCGCCGGCGCGTGGACCGGCTCGCGCTTTGCGATCAAGCGCGGCGCCGCGTTCGTCAAGCCGCTGTTCGTCTCCGTGACGACGCTGCTCATCGGCAAACAGCTGTGGGATTTACTGCTTGGATAA
- a CDS encoding VOC family protein, which translates to MKKLEHIGVMVKDMDESIRFYTEVIGMNLDRRVALNETLELAFLTFPGQESVEVELVGRYDDKLTEHGIVNHIAFTVEDIEAEIARLKAAGVTMIDEEPRTILHGIKIAFFYGPNGERLELFQHP; encoded by the coding sequence GTGAAGAAGCTGGAGCACATCGGGGTTATGGTCAAAGATATGGACGAATCGATCCGCTTTTACACCGAAGTCATCGGCATGAACCTCGATCGCCGCGTCGCGTTGAACGAGACGCTCGAGCTCGCGTTCCTGACGTTCCCGGGGCAAGAGAGCGTAGAGGTGGAGCTGGTCGGCCGCTACGACGACAAATTGACCGAGCACGGCATCGTGAACCATATCGCGTTCACGGTGGAGGATATCGAAGCGGAGATCGCTCGGTTGAAGGCGGCGGGCGTGACGATGATCGACGAGGAGCCGCGCACGATTTTGCACGGCATTAAGATCGCGTTCTTCTACGGTCCGAATGGCGAACGGCTGGAGCTGTTCCAGCATCCGTAA
- a CDS encoding NAD(P)-dependent alcohol dehydrogenase gives MKAMVYETYGTPEVLRLEEAAMPTPKDDEVLIEVHAASINSWDWDLLRGQPYLTRLGGLRKPRYRILGADVAGRVVAAGAAVRRFRPGDEVFGDLSGCGWGGFAEFVCAREDALTPKPAGVSFAQAASVPQAAVLALQGLRDRGKLSKGQRLLINGAGGGVGTFGIQYAKWVGADVTGVDSGGKLETLRSLGADDVVDYRKQDFAASGKRYDVILDVVGNRSVFDMKRALAPGGVYVMVGGTLPRILQALLAAPLLARTERKTASVLVHKPNRGDQQLWKELLEAGHAAPVIDREYPLSDVPEALRYFGEGRAIGKVVVNVKR, from the coding sequence ATGAAGGCGATGGTCTACGAAACTTACGGTACGCCCGAAGTGCTCCGATTGGAAGAGGCGGCAATGCCGACGCCGAAGGACGACGAAGTGCTGATCGAGGTTCACGCGGCTTCGATCAATTCCTGGGATTGGGATTTGCTTCGCGGGCAGCCGTACTTAACTCGCCTCGGCGGGCTTCGCAAGCCTCGTTACCGGATTCTCGGCGCGGACGTCGCCGGCCGGGTCGTCGCCGCGGGTGCGGCGGTTCGCCGGTTTCGACCCGGGGACGAGGTGTTCGGGGACCTTTCCGGCTGCGGCTGGGGCGGTTTCGCGGAATTCGTGTGCGCGCGCGAGGACGCTTTGACCCCAAAGCCGGCAGGGGTAAGCTTCGCGCAGGCGGCGTCCGTTCCGCAAGCGGCCGTATTAGCCCTGCAAGGGCTGAGAGATCGCGGAAAGCTGAGCAAGGGCCAACGGCTTCTGATCAACGGGGCGGGCGGCGGCGTCGGCACGTTCGGCATTCAGTACGCCAAATGGGTGGGGGCCGATGTGACCGGCGTGGACAGCGGCGGAAAGCTTGAAACGCTGCGTTCCCTCGGGGCGGACGACGTCGTGGATTATAGGAAGCAAGATTTCGCCGCAAGCGGAAAACGATACGACGTAATCCTCGACGTCGTCGGCAATCGGTCGGTGTTCGATATGAAACGAGCGCTTGCGCCGGGCGGCGTCTATGTAATGGTCGGCGGTACCCTGCCGCGCATTCTCCAAGCATTGTTGGCGGCGCCGTTGTTGGCGCGGACCGAGCGGAAAACCGCGTCGGTCCTCGTCCATAAGCCGAACCGCGGCGATCAACAGCTTTGGAAGGAACTCCTCGAAGCGGGGCATGCCGCGCCGGTGATCGATCGGGAGTATCCGCTGAGCGATGTACCCGAAGCGCTTCGTTATTTCGGAGAAGGGCGGGCGATCGGGAAGGTCGTCGTGAACGTGAAAAGGTAG
- a CDS encoding dehydrogenase, with protein sequence MRPNQKHTAQLPSPRSIRRACSRELYRALKRLDVYVPQEKIEEAETIYYKKVVGNLLWIFEHRSNKKKQAEWWAEAVAPEIAPLWGVNEDALVRAFKDGFAGA encoded by the coding sequence ATGAGACCGAATCAAAAGCATACCGCGCAGCTCCCCTCCCCGCGCAGCATTCGCCGCGCCTGCAGCCGCGAGCTGTACCGCGCGCTCAAGCGATTGGACGTGTACGTGCCGCAGGAGAAAATCGAGGAAGCCGAAACGATTTACTACAAGAAGGTCGTCGGCAACCTGCTGTGGATTTTCGAGCATCGGTCCAACAAGAAGAAGCAGGCCGAATGGTGGGCCGAGGCGGTCGCCCCGGAGATCGCCCCGCTGTGGGGCGTCAACGAGGACGCCCTCGTCCGCGCGTTCAAGGACGGCTTCGCGGGGGCGTAA
- a CDS encoding cupredoxin domain-containing protein has product MPAGERVIHMVTGEYKTTTKDGKEIEAYRWDPGTVFVNKGENVKLKILGVNGDHHPFIIEGLNIQGVVKKGEETTVSFHASKEGIYRIICFTHPDAANHGPMIGYIVVD; this is encoded by the coding sequence ATGCCCGCGGGCGAGCGCGTCATCCACATGGTGACGGGCGAGTACAAGACGACGACGAAAGACGGCAAGGAGATCGAAGCGTACCGTTGGGATCCCGGCACCGTGTTCGTCAACAAAGGCGAGAACGTGAAGCTGAAGATTTTGGGCGTGAACGGCGACCATCACCCGTTCATCATCGAGGGTTTGAACATTCAAGGCGTCGTCAAAAAGGGCGAAGAAACGACGGTCAGCTTCCACGCCTCCAAGGAAGGAATTTACCGCATCATTTGCTTCACGCACCCCGACGCGGCCAACCACGGACCGATGATCGGATACATCGTCGTCGATTGA
- a CDS encoding DedA family protein, translated as MHDIVMAMLEWLESLGYWGIMIGLMLEVIPSEIVLSYGGYLVSQGRISFVGAVIFGTIGGVIAQLFVYWIGKYGGRPFLERYGKYILIKKKHIDIAEQWFDRYGTGVIFTARFIPVVRHAISIPAGIANMPIGKFTFLTTLAVIPWSILFVWLGMTLGDQWEAIDEVAGPYIKPAMIIAALALAAYVLFTWWRGKQRKVD; from the coding sequence ATGCACGACATCGTCATGGCGATGCTGGAGTGGTTGGAAAGCCTTGGGTATTGGGGCATCATGATCGGCTTGATGCTGGAGGTCATCCCCAGCGAAATCGTATTGTCGTACGGCGGCTATCTCGTGTCGCAGGGGCGCATTTCGTTCGTCGGCGCGGTCATTTTCGGCACGATCGGCGGCGTCATCGCGCAGTTGTTCGTATACTGGATCGGCAAATACGGCGGTCGTCCGTTCCTGGAACGGTATGGCAAATACATACTGATCAAAAAGAAGCACATCGATATCGCCGAGCAATGGTTCGACCGATACGGGACGGGGGTCATTTTCACGGCGCGGTTCATTCCGGTCGTCCGCCACGCGATTTCGATCCCGGCCGGCATCGCGAACATGCCGATCGGCAAATTTACGTTTCTCACGACGCTGGCCGTCATTCCGTGGTCGATTTTATTCGTATGGCTCGGCATGACGCTCGGGGATCAGTGGGAGGCGATCGACGAGGTGGCGGGGCCGTACATCAAGCCGGCGATGATCATCGCGGCGCTGGCGCTCGCGGCGTACGTGCTGTTCACCTGGTGGCGCGGCAAACAACGGAAAGTGGATTGA
- a CDS encoding thioredoxin family protein, with the protein MTAKSLAHKLGQGLSPQGFIDAMTKNQEAFLEWQSKFSWANEDDREFFESLNNRDDLRCVILAADWCGDVVRNIPVVFKALENSGMPVEVLIMEENLDVMDQFLTLGGRSIPVVIFADTGGFVLGTWGPRPKYVQEPMVKFKTENPDREAPDYQAKLDETRKEIKARYGEGTEYQQLIVKELRELISTF; encoded by the coding sequence ATGACGGCGAAATCGCTGGCGCATAAATTGGGACAGGGCTTAAGCCCGCAAGGCTTCATCGACGCAATGACGAAAAACCAAGAGGCGTTCTTGGAGTGGCAAAGCAAGTTCTCGTGGGCGAACGAAGACGACCGCGAGTTTTTCGAAAGCTTGAACAACCGGGACGACCTGCGCTGCGTCATTCTCGCGGCGGACTGGTGCGGCGACGTCGTGCGCAACATTCCGGTCGTGTTCAAGGCGCTGGAAAACAGCGGCATGCCGGTCGAAGTGCTGATCATGGAAGAAAACTTGGACGTCATGGATCAATTCCTCACGCTTGGCGGACGCTCGATTCCGGTCGTCATTTTCGCGGATACGGGCGGCTTCGTGCTCGGCACGTGGGGCCCGCGTCCGAAATACGTCCAGGAGCCGATGGTGAAGTTCAAGACGGAAAACCCGGACCGCGAGGCGCCGGATTATCAGGCGAAGCTCGACGAGACGCGGAAAGAAATCAAGGCGCGCTACGGCGAAGGCACCGAATACCAACAGCTGATCGTGAAAGAGCTCCGCGAGCTCATCTCGACGTTCTAA
- a CDS encoding MBL fold metallo-hydrolase, translating to MAIRIETFTLGPLQTNAYLLSDDESGRGIVIDPGQRPDALLRRIEPLEIEAIVLTHAHFDHIGGVDAVRKAKGCPVYLHDAEADWLTDPKLNGSLNWPDLGAPIRTEPAEFALDAGMSLKLLGETFRVLHTPGHSPGSVSLIWGQHAFCGDVLFKQGVGRTDLRGGSSRELYDSIHDQLFKLPPDTIVYPGHGPKTTIGYEKEHNPYV from the coding sequence ATGGCGATTCGTATCGAGACGTTCACGTTGGGACCGTTGCAGACGAATGCGTATTTGCTCTCCGACGACGAGAGCGGCCGCGGCATCGTCATCGATCCCGGGCAGCGTCCGGACGCGCTGCTGCGCCGCATCGAGCCGCTCGAGATCGAGGCGATCGTGCTGACGCACGCGCACTTCGACCATATCGGCGGCGTCGACGCCGTTCGCAAAGCGAAAGGCTGCCCGGTCTACCTGCACGACGCCGAGGCGGACTGGCTGACGGATCCGAAGCTGAACGGCTCGCTGAATTGGCCGGATCTCGGCGCGCCGATTCGGACGGAGCCCGCCGAGTTCGCGCTCGATGCGGGCATGTCGCTGAAACTGCTCGGCGAGACGTTCCGGGTGCTGCATACGCCGGGCCATTCTCCGGGCAGCGTCAGCTTGATTTGGGGGCAGCACGCCTTCTGCGGCGACGTGCTGTTCAAGCAGGGAGTCGGACGGACCGACCTGAGAGGCGGCAGCTCGCGCGAGCTGTACGATTCGATCCACGATCAGCTGTTCAAGCTGCCCCCGGACACGATCGTCTACCCGGGACATGGTCCGAAGACGACGATCGGGTATGAGAAGGAACACAATCCGTACGTGTAG
- a CDS encoding DUF2905 domain-containing protein codes for MNPTAKLLIIAGVALIVVGLLWQVGGKYLQFLGKLPGDIAVERENVRFYFPIVTCLLISVVGSLLLYLFRMFRG; via the coding sequence GTGAATCCGACGGCGAAGCTGCTCATCATTGCCGGCGTCGCGCTGATCGTGGTCGGGCTCCTGTGGCAGGTCGGGGGAAAATATTTGCAGTTTCTCGGCAAGCTCCCCGGCGATATCGCGGTGGAGCGGGAAAACGTAAGATTTTATTTTCCGATCGTCACGTGCTTGCTGATCAGCGTCGTAGGCTCGCTGCTCCTATATTTGTTTCGGATGTTTCGCGGATGA